ggggtcagattgctgatggcggaagtgttggaggatgatgcgttggattggaggttggtggcgtggtacgtgaggacgagggggattctgttttgattgttattgccgggaggggatgtgagggatgagttgcggcaaatgagggagacacggtcgagggcattctccaccactgaaggggggaagttgaggtccttgaaaaacaaggacatctgagatgtacaggagtggaatacctcatcctgggagcagaagcgtcagagccaaaggaattgggaattagggatggcgtttttgtgggagggtgggtgggaggaggtatattctaggtagctgtgggagtcagtgggcttgaaatagaaatcggtttccaggtggttgccagagatgaaaacagagaggcccaggaaggagagagaggtgtcagagatggtccaaatGAGCTTAGGTTTGGGGTgtaaggtattggtgaagtggatgaactgtttgagctcctcgtgggagcacaaggcagtgccgatacagtcatcaatgttgcggaagaagagatggggtttaggtctAACATTGATGAAAGgctgtttaactgctctgattgtgagaagagctttaaaaaataaactgggtcaaacaccagcttgttcacactgagaaacagctttgtgctctcaTTGCTGGACGTCATTTAGACACTCATGGatcctcattaaatatcattagattcacactggggagaggccgcttccaTGCTCCCTGCGTAGGAAAGCATTCACTCGCCAATCTGACCTAAATTCCGATCAGCCTGTTCACAcggataacagccattttgaatgttctgaatatactctgaatgtaaaagcagaggacactgctgagacaccagtgaagTCACATCAGGGAAGGgggtgttcatttgcttcatgagtgggaagcaacttactcagtcatgtcacttacagaCATGTCAGTGAGTTCACAAGCGAATTTAGGGGATGgattgtgttgttgctgctgttaattacaacagagttcatgctgaaagttgtgttttatttctgttgatgttgttaatccgaaatctggactggaacttacgtactctattgaatcaaaatgtacgaatgtaatttgaaacagtgtgtcctcaatttctggaagatacgatgagaataagtgatgtcctgttgatgactgctgcatgtttagggctcttctcttttctaactcgggattctttctgttcccatacttcggttactcctgtggacaagggagtgtctcccttcatcttggtatccagcaaaggtcctgtgatcacttcaaaacaaaacccaatctttccgTCACTTTCAGCGTCAAGACCTAATATGTGTCCCTCAGCAAACATCACGTGAACCAGTCTTGTTTTTAGTGCACAGATGAGAATCTTCCCAGTCCCTGTACGCCGTGGACAATGGTGGGTCTGTTGAGAAAATATGGTGAGacctcaaaaatgaaattctcagtgtcaaagactgaaaaggcaaattttccacccaagattttaacagagacaaagagcttggtggtaagtagtgagattcctgtttgcatgcacttacacctcattattatctattcccacctgatttatttgcaatttgatattctcccgtgtggcagtgagaaacttggtgctgatgatttccagcatggaagtctgaccaggtaattagTCATCCTCGCCTGCTTCTGCGTCCTCAATCTTGGCAGCATTCCCCAACATTTCAGGATTCATGCTCCATgtgcagtgatttcctgcatcttccgtcttctgaggttgacattggaaatgcacgagcctcccatcatctcctggcacatccctgattcacttagagaacagttcaccactttagtatggagcatacagaaagaactgggtgggaatgtgtggaagctcagaactgatagggtcgACAGATATCACAAGGAACAAAATGGAATGAAGGCTTGGGGGAATCACCTTGATTAAGGGCTTGATATGACTTAAGCTGCAactgaggaaacagtttctcccaaacttggagtgggcagagtaagcGGCTGTTTGTGTCTGAGGgcacaggctcagtgagtaatgtgagagccttctggggtcaaattacactaatcagacactcagagactgagttagagaaatctgtaatcatgtgtcctgtaTGTGGAACCCATGCAGTGATTAACAGTGTGTGATTCAATTCTTGGCCACAAACAAccttagccatgtcattgatcatcccatgttgatcacagtcatcgctgtgaagcagaagtaattggaggtcaccttagaattatcaactgcagggatcagagatttttgtgaatggaatcaagggttatttggagtatacaggaatagacatgatctcattgaatggcagagcaggctcaaggggctgaatggcctacttttcccagTATGTATGTTTGCAGGTTGGCAGTAAGGACTTTGTCACCTGGCACCCAGGAGCAGCAGTACAAACACCATCAACTTAATGCAGCAAAGCAACTGACCAGggatcctgagacagcactttctaaaaccataacttgatcacccagaaagtcaagggcaccagatgCTTGGGAAATAACGGtttctgcaatttcccctccaagccacacaccgttctgacttggaaatgcatcgtGTTCATTGACCGTTGTAGGCCAAATTTGCAAGCCTCATTGTTTAATCATCTGTTTCTAACTGGAGAGTAACTAACACATTTGATTAATTGCAGGATGTCaccttcaattaaatgttaggcACATAATTAATTTCATTATCTTACTTCAGTCAAAAAAATTGGAACTATTCAGAAGATAGtaacattgaagataggagcgtgaggagggcatttggccctttgagcttgctccgtcattcatcacaagcatggctgatcattcaaatcaatagcctcatcctgctttctccacatcaCCTTTGATGCCATTGACCCCaactgctatatctagctgcctcttgaatacgttcaatgttttagcatcaactacttcctgtggcaatgaattccgcaggaTCACCacattttgggtgaagaaatgtctcctcttctccgtcctaaattgtctatcctgaatcctcagactgtgaccactGATTGAACAaacctaccatcaggaacaccctccctgcaattatcctgtctagtcctgttagaaatttataagtctccatgaaatcgcccctcattcatctgagcttcagcgaaaacaatACCAACCTAGTCAATATCGctcatatgtcagttctgccatcccttGAGTTTGGCTGATAatccttcattgcactccattgagagcaagagaacccttcctcagaaaaggagaccaaaactgcactcaatattctaggtgtagcctcaccaatgcctgtataactgcgACAACACATCCCTGCCCTTGATCAAGTTCTGttgaaattcattacccaagccatcttACTGGTATCTGAAGACATCTGCTTATTTCCCCTATCAGTCCCAATACctcaagcagtggccaggctaACAAATGCAgctttattgaaatattcataggcaaagatacaaaaatctccaagagaagctttctagttattagtGTGACCTAATCTTtcctttcactggaatctccatcagcaaaaagtgaatttaatcccttttgacccctcccccattcaatgcaaacaggactgatgcttattccaaatcaaagcttttaacaaaaatctaacaccgcagttttaaaatgtataattggtcCTCAGTATCCATAATCCAACGTTTTAATGTTCCATATAgctgtcacactgatatttctgtcatcagctcaatgcactcttccaatgatgctacatgtcagctccaagaaagcagcacacctttcaattcggcactttacagttttctggattcaccatcaaGACTAACAATCATTTATGTGAATGCTGCCCTCTATTCTgttctctttttttgtttcaatttgtttctttggattgtgacgaaggatgctgtaggttgcagagagacatagataagctgcagagctgggctgagaggtggaaaatggaggttaatgcagacaagtgtgaggtgatgcactttggtaggagtaaccggaaggcaaagtacagggctaatggtaagattcttagcagtgtagatgagcagagagatctcggtgtccatgtacacagatccttgaaagttgccacccaggttgacagggctgttaagaaggcatacagtgttttagcttttattaatagagggatcgagctccggaaccaagaggttatggtgaagctgtacaaaactctggtgcggccgcacttggagtattgtgtacagttctggtcaccgcattataagaaggatgtggaagctttggaaagggtgcagaggagatttactaggattttgcctggtatggagggaaggtcttacgaggaaagactgagggacttgaggctgttttcattagagagaagaaggttgagaggtgacttaattgaaacatataaaataatcagtgggttagatagggtggatagggagagcctttttcctcggatgatgacggcgagcaccagggggcatagctttaaattgaggggtgaaagatataggacagttgtcagtggcgatttcttcactcagagagtagtaagggaatggaacgctttgcctgcaacggtcgtagattcgccaactttaggtacatttaagtcgtcattggacaagcgtatggacgtacatggaatagtgtaggttagatgggcttgagatcggtatgacagggcagcacaacatcgagggccgaagggcctgtgctgtgctgtaacattctatgttctatattctatgttttgtcagctgcatacctgctccagccacatcttttgtttctttgttcctttcacagccccaattccattccccatggccttgagggactaattaatgttgtgttccctggtcgtctagtggttaggatttggtgctctcacagcctTTTCCCAGGTTCAGTCCTCATTCAAGGATTTGTTCTTCTTGTAAAAACTGATAAATGCCCAGGAATTCTTCACAGTGACAACAGTATAAACAGTGTAACTCCATCTGAATCACTGCGGGTTTTACATCGGAGATGAAATCAACACGTTGGGCCAGGAGCAAATCACATATTTGTCCGctcctgagtatttagctgcttctaaatactggccacaggaCTACATCAGCCCTGCTCCtgattgaaacaaacaagattcttaggagttTTCATTTGGcttgtttcagtttgtttctcAGTCAGCTGCACCCCTGCTCCATgctcatcttttgtttctttgtttcttttctggccCCAACTCCATGGCTTGTGGACTTGAGGGaagaatttttttgtcatttaatatTTCCTGTCTTCTCGCTTGTCACAGGCCATTTTTTGTACTAGTCTAACCCACACCTACTCAAAACTTATTACTTTTCTTATATTTCCCAGCCCTGATGAAAAttcacagacctgaaatattaacgaTATTTCTTTCTGAGTGTTTTCCAACAAGTTCTATTTTCATTCCCTATTTTTGCTGTTCTTTGTATGATGAATTGCTTGTATGAAGATTTCACATTATCTCCAAATGATGTCCCTTTGTACTCAATTCTCCCACTAGAGGAAATAGAGTCTATACCTATCCAAGTAACACATCTGATGGATTTTGGCAAATTCGTTTTATTTGGAGAAGTAGCAATTTACATTTAATTGCAGGGCCAAAAAGCGCTGCTGGAATGGTTTATAACAAGACTTTCAGAGACTCACCCCAACCGTCGCTTCATGTTTTGATCAGCAGGTTTTCTGGTTTTAATTCAGTTTCACCAGCCTGAGTGTTTGATATGGGATTTGGCTGAGTAATTGTTGCTGGATACTGGACATGGAAAGACACATGAAGTTGCACAGAGAACAGTAACAAAACTATACGTGGCTTGTCAGGGTTGGTGCAGGAATGATTATTCCCCAAATGAGCAAGTCCAGATCTGGGGACACAGCTgggccatttgagactgagacaaggaggaatttcctcattgAGAATGAGGCGagtcttggaattctctaccacagaggctGTCGTATTTCATTCAAGTTAGAAATAGATTTCTCCACTttaaagatattgagggatatgtGGATGGTGTGGTAAAATTCCAttcagctggatgaacagccatgatctaattgaatgacattGATCTTGAGGAAGTGATTGaactcctcccctccccttatTTCTGACTGatcagagcaggtttgaagatcaatctttaaaaagctacacAGATTTGAAGGACAATATTTTCAGGATTAAATATGAcattacatagaatccctacagtgtggaaacaggtactTCAgctcaaaaagtccacactgcccctcagatgatcccacccagaccccttccCCCAAAGCACACCTAATCCAatcatccctgaacagtacggaCAATTTCGTTTGGccaacccaactagcctgcacatctttggactgtggaaaccAGAGCCtcaggagaaaacccatgcaggcatggggagaatgagcaaactccagaCGGACAATCACCTAAGGGTAGAATTGAATGcaggatctggtgttgtgtggcagcagtgctaatccagagccactgtgctgcccaaagctTAGATTTCCACAACCATTgggaaattgaaccctggcctgcttattctgaggaaggatcactggtgttgaaatgtttttatcttcacagatgctcccagacctgctgagctttttagcaactttgtttttgttcctggcctGCCACATGATACTAAGCACTATACTACTGAGGACTTCAAAAACTTGGATTAACTGTTGAGATATTCTGCTGAAGGAGTGGGACAGGACCTTCCTGGTACATTGCCTGGTGCAGAAACGGAACTTGCATTCGAGGTGTTATTCTATATTGTAAAtgagctgtccagccaactgagcaaaccaATCCTTAGAAGGTGTAGGGTGGACAGCATTGAATGGTATTGAAAATAATAACTGGACATGAGCTTCTGCCAAGTGAGTGTAACAACCTGGGACATTTGTGTGAGCCTCTCTGCGCATGTGCATTGCTCACTCCCACGCAGGCGCAGATCTATTGAGGAACATTCCCCAtggcacaagataataaaatgtgagggtggatgaacacagcaggccaagcagcatctcaggagcacaaaagctgacgtatcgggcctagacccttcatcagagaggggaatggggtgagggttctggaataaatagggagagacggggaggcggaccaaagatggagagaaaagaagataggtggagaggagagtataggtggggaggtagggaggggataggtcagtccagggaagacggactggtcaaggaggtgggatgaggttagtaggtagatgggggtgcggcttggggcgggaggaagggatgggtgagaggaagaacaggttagggaggcagagacaggttggactggttgtgtgatgcagtggggggaggggacaaactgggctggctttgggatgcagtgggggaaggggagattttgaagctggtgaagtccacattgataccattgggctgcagggttcccaggcggaatatgagttgctgttccctacaaccttcgggtggcatcattgtggcactgcaggaggcccatgatggacatgtcatctaaagaatgggagggggagtggaaatggatcgtgactgggaggtgcagttgtttattgcgaactgagcggaggtgttctgcaaagcggtccccaagcatccacaagcatccgctttgcagaacacctccgctcagttcgcaataaacaactgcacctcccagtcacgatccgtttccactcccccccccattctttagatgacatgtccatcatgggcctcctgcagtgccacaatgatgccacccgaaggttgtagggaacagcaactcatattccgcctgggaaccctgcagcccaatggtatcaatgtggacttcaccagcttcaaaatctccccttcccccactgcatcccaaagccagcccagtttgtcccctccccccactgcatcacacaaccagtccaacctgtctctgcctccctaacctgttcttcctctcacccatcccttcctcccgccccaagccgcacccccatctacctactaacctcatcccacctccttgacctgtccgtcttccctggactgacctatcccctccctacctccccacctatactctcctctccacctatcttcttttctctccatctttggtctgcctccccgtctctccctatttattccagaaccctcaccccattcccctctctgatgaagggtctaggcccgaaacgtcagcttttgtgctcctgagatgctgcttggcctgctgtgttcatcctgcctcacattttattatcttggaattctccagcatctgcagttcccataatctctgataCATTCCCCATGGCACACTTGTGCAGCGATGCGTTGCTGACTCCGGCGTGGTGACGTCACCGCGCCCACCGGTTCCGTGGCGCCGCTTTTGACTTCTGTTCCTGCAGAGAGACTCTGAAACCTTTGTATCTGCGGGTTTTATCTTTGGGGACACAGTGAATCGTTGGAGTGGTTTGTTTTCATGAGACTTCATCTACAATTCCGAGCTTTACTATTAAGTTCAGTCCATCTGGAGCGAGTGTGACTGCTTTCCTGTGAATCTGAATTCACGTCCATCCATTGCCTGATTTCACCTCTGTCCTCTGTGAAAGTCTCTCTGTATTGTCGAACTTCCTGTGTCTCTACTAATGggtgcatttttaaaagtttgaaatgttttttGCTGGTTTTGCTGGCCATATGTAAATTAGGATTGTGCTTTAACAGTTTTAACatctaatttcatttttcattgttaGAAATTCTTTTCTTGCGCAAATTTATCTTCCACTTCTGATTATGCACTGTTTTTATCCTCAACAGTAAGCCTGCCTAGACTGAAAGACTAACTGTTTCTCACTCCTGTGACACTGTCAAGCCTGCTAAGTACTTCTTGCTTTTGACACAGAACTATAAAGTAGATATTAAGGCAAACTTCTGAAAGCTTTCTCAAGGAGGTAGGCATTAATGAGCATCTTGCAGAGAGCAAGATGAAGAGCTGAACAAAGAGGAGAGTTATAAGGCCCGGATATGTTAGCTTTATTCAGTTTTTGGGGAGATTATGACATACAAGATCATGGAGACATTTGAGAACGGTTTAAAAAATGACCTGTTTTCTAATTTGGACACTGTAAGGTTAAGATCAGTATGAGCTGTGGGCAGGGTGATGTTACTGTAGTCAAAATTGTTGGCCTTGGTGATGGTGCAGAAAATAGGGCAGAAACCTGTTTTTGTGGTCTGTGTAACATTCTGGTTGCTAACAAACTGCCTCTGTCTCATGGAATTGTTAGGGACTTAATGAGAAATACTTcaatcaatatttaattggaagagGTTTCTGTTCTTCAAGGGCTTGGATGAGTGAACCAAAACCAACATTACCAATTTTGATGACCATGTATGACTAAATCAATAATAAACTcatcaataaatgccagcctcatcagtgacacccatatcctgtcAATGAATATGCATGAAAAAGTTGGGAGTGTGAGTAGTGAGAAGGATGCAAGGAAGCTTGAGATTGATGCAGGAGTGCTGAGTGTATGAACAAACATATGTCAGGTGCAGGagaacatggataaatgtggagTTAAAAAATTTGCAAACACAgaagggaagagtatgattgaaATGGTGACATATTGAGAAATGTAGGTATACAAAAGCATCTGGATATTTTTGCATACTAGACAATGGAAGTAAATAGGTAGCTGCAGCAAGCCATCAGAAGGcaaatgttgcccttcattgCAAGACAAAATGAAATTAGAAATTAGGATATCTTACTGTAATACTAGTGCACAGTTCACACTTTACatggattattgtgtgcagttttagtcttccTGTCAATGAGGGGAATACTTAGCATGGAGCAAATACAACAATGGTTGGTTTGGCTGATACCGAGGATCGTAGGactgtcctgtgaggagagattggtttgactctGCCTGAATTTATTGGAGATTAGAAGAACACAAACATCTCTATTAGGGCCAAGCAGATGAGATGCAGGGAGATGGTTTTCCCTGGATGGGGAGTCTAGAAACAGGGTTCACAGTCTCTTGATACTGAGAAGACCGATTAGAATTGTTATGAAACTGTGGAGGCTTGGTCTCTGAGTTAATTACTTTCTTGGACATaataaatgtttagattttaaagataTCAAGGACTATGGTTCAAAATTGGGAATATAACATTGACAATGAGCATCAACAATGATGgaattgaatggtaaagcaggcccAAAGcggatttttgttttgtgttttttatttccttcaagtgtCTACATCCGTGTCCAAGTGGACGTCGAACAGATCGACACCTTCCTCAACACAGAAGTGTTTGCCTGGCTAGGCTGCCTTTCAACATGGAGGATGTTAAGAGTTTGAAAAGTTCTTGTCATGTCGTAGATAACACTTTATAGCTCCCACTTCTCATTTGCACTTCTCTCTGATCCCAGAGATATGGTAATTTCACTTCACCTAAAGGACTTCTGTGAACCAGTTATGATcagggtcacattttcctcatgccAGCCCCACTAATCACCAGTTTCATTCAACTTAATTTCAcatgctgcttttatttttttttgtggaTTCTCACTCACTTGTTGTCTTCTGTCTGAATCAATTTCACAGCGTATTCAACGGGTGGATTCGCAGTCGGGAAACTCAAACCAAATATCTCATCAAGAATTgacaaaatattcaatttattgTAACCAGAATATTATTGGATTTTGACCATGGAAGAAGAAAGCACCTCTCAGCGTGTGGAGAAACCGTATATAtgttctgtgtgtgggtgaggctTCAGCCAATCATCCGGCCTGTCTAAACACAAACGCAGTCATGACAGGAAGAAGCTGTgtaaatgtggggactgtgggagggCATTTAATTTCCTCTGCGAGCTGGAAATTCATCAGTgctgtcacactggggagaggttgttCCTGTGCTCCGTGAGAAGGGCTTCGCTCGGTCAGCACACTTGCTTCAacgccagcgagttcacactggagagaggccgtTCACTTGCTCTGTTTGTGAGAAGGGCTTTACTAATttgtccaacctgctgagacgCAATCAGATTCATACTgtcgagagaccttttaaatgtacagactgtgggaagtgctataaAAGTTCTAGGGAACCGACACGCCATCAAAGTGTCCACGCAGATGAGAGACCATTCAAGTGCTCTCAATGTGAGACTGGGTTCAAGCATTCATCTGAACTCACTCTACATCGACgcactcacactggagagaagccattcacctgctctatttGTCAGAAGAAGTTCACTCAATCATCCCCACTTCGGCCACACCAGTGATTTCACATTGGGGAGAGACCATATGCCTGCTCCATGTGTGAGAAGAAATGTGCTCATTCATCCCATCTGGTGAGACACCAGCGATGTCACAAGTAGTTCCGGTGTTGGGATTTTCCTGTtaatcacatccagaactgaTCCATCAGGCTCTTATGCTGTTGATGTTATTAAAATCCAACCAAGTTAAAGTTGCTAGTATTCTCAGTGTCAAGAAAATCAGATATGTATCAATTACACAGTGTGGTGAGGTTTTTTTAATAAAGAACACAAGTTTGTTATTTTTGAagagctctccctctctcctgcctcttccatcctcacctccagCAATAAGTACAGGGAATATATAGAGCTCctttgtcactaagattgagacaatctgatcagATTCCTGTCCCGTTTCCCTCTCATTCGCTCTCTCGGACAACATgcctcaaaagatttttttttccatgtccTAGACATGTACGTGTCTTCACTCTCCCTCCATTTCCTGTCTTGCTATGTTAGAGCTCACCATGTCCAAGACTCTCATTTCCTGCTCCAATGGTCCTGTTCCCATGAAATGTCTGACCACTGAACatctttattttctccatttgttAATAGCTCCCTTGCTGGTACTGACCATTTTGCTATAAACCCTCCATATTCAAGTTCCAACCTCTCAATCCCTGCTAGTTACTTTCTAATGTTGAACCTACCTTTCTCATCCAAATTCCTAGGATGAATATTTTCCTCCCCAATCCACATCACCTCTCCCAGAATGCAATGTTTTAATCCTGAGACAAATTTCcattcctgcaacattcaggaaatgctgcacttgtcgTCACATTCACTGTTTGATGGAGCAATATGCACTTGTATTGAAAATTGGCACATTGCTTCACGTTTGATGTACAAATAGCGATAAAACTTTCCACAATAAAGGGAATCGAGTGCTTTAGAATGATTGCTCATGCCTGGTAATATCCATAAAGAGAGCATCTATTCTGTATCGGATGCAGAAACTTTCTACCAATTGTAGGGGCTTCCACCATG
This portion of the Stegostoma tigrinum isolate sSteTig4 unplaced genomic scaffold, sSteTig4.hap1 scaffold_49, whole genome shotgun sequence genome encodes:
- the LOC132208597 gene encoding gastrula zinc finger protein XlCGF71.1-like — encoded protein: MAHLCSDALLTPACVYIRVQVDVEQIDTFLNTEVFAWLGCLSTWRMLRGFARSAHLLQRQRVHTGERPFTCSVCEKGFTNLSNLLRRNQIHTVERPFKCTDCGKCYKSSREPTRHQSVHADERPFKCSQCETGFKHSSELTLHRRTHTGEKPFTCSICQKKFTQSSPLRPHQ